In the Solibacillus sp. FSL K6-1523 genome, one interval contains:
- a CDS encoding pentapeptide repeat-containing protein: MKREEALQHFKDECVSVHVRRLQEKVDRQFRQQKSSLLQPIIEALEQLFVNVRDQQKQGRLAPVAFIHLSLLRTSLLENKCTYLLEAYGETWYYDWRECTAQYEAKWLSEALIDLQNTLEQERKPYLIIQAADIRGIIQQIVMQFHQYIIHLVRYLFRYQQESVPELDFQRTACLRFRVGEYKGFSEDVAIIDERERMEENLLTWLEKKETDKAYTFENFSNLQLRGKHFDQIDFSYANFNGCNLAGTSLKQSVCVGTSFVDCELANVDFSYAAIQDADFRHAHLVGANFMHAQGKTLKFPGAEVACYLGTDFSYANLENARFEFAQITGANFTGANLKGATFFERDRVKCRFSPEQIEAIQWLG; encoded by the coding sequence ATGAAACGAGAAGAAGCATTGCAACATTTTAAGGATGAATGCGTGTCAGTTCATGTCCGCCGCTTACAGGAAAAGGTGGATCGACAGTTTCGCCAGCAAAAGAGTAGTTTGCTCCAACCAATTATTGAAGCGCTTGAACAGCTGTTTGTGAATGTTAGGGACCAGCAAAAGCAAGGAAGACTAGCACCGGTCGCTTTTATTCATCTCTCATTGCTGCGAACATCTTTACTAGAAAACAAGTGTACGTACTTGCTAGAGGCATACGGAGAAACCTGGTATTACGATTGGAGAGAATGTACGGCACAGTATGAAGCAAAATGGCTGAGTGAAGCGCTAATTGATTTGCAAAATACGCTTGAACAAGAACGAAAACCTTATCTCATCATCCAAGCAGCTGATATCCGAGGAATCATTCAACAAATTGTGATGCAGTTTCATCAATATATCATTCACTTAGTTCGCTACCTTTTTCGCTATCAACAGGAAAGCGTGCCAGAACTGGATTTTCAACGGACAGCGTGCTTACGATTTCGCGTCGGTGAATATAAAGGATTTAGTGAAGATGTTGCCATCATTGACGAACGGGAACGGATGGAAGAAAACCTTCTCACATGGTTGGAGAAAAAAGAGACGGATAAAGCGTATACATTTGAAAATTTCTCGAACTTACAATTACGGGGGAAGCATTTTGACCAAATCGACTTTTCCTATGCGAATTTCAATGGGTGTAACTTAGCAGGTACTTCATTAAAACAAAGTGTTTGTGTGGGGACTAGTTTTGTAGACTGTGAGTTAGCGAATGTTGATTTTTCCTATGCAGCCATTCAAGATGCTGATTTTCGACATGCTCATTTAGTAGGCGCTAATTTTATGCATGCACAAGGAAAAACACTGAAGTTTCCAGGTGCTGAAGTTGCGTGCTATCTAGGAACTGATTTTAGTTATGCGAATTTGGAAAATGCCCGGTTTGAGTTTGCGCAGATTACAGGTGCTAATTTTACAGGCGCCAATTTAAAAGGGGCTACCTTCTTTGAGCGCGACCGGGTAAAGTGTCGATTTAGCCCGGAGCAGATAGAAGCCATTCAGTGGCTTGGTTAA
- a CDS encoding DUF6531 domain-containing protein, which produces MESPGKKSKHIVSTYEDIEVVWPYPLIHLDKITIKHQGNEHARLYFTGMIAEEQAQTYIQQASHTDEVVVKFGRKKDVLFSGRIENAELQVAQGIHYVSVEAVSFTANMDIMKRSRSFQDTNMTYAQLLNTIVSAYPQGDYIDLASNGQAIEHISIQYMETDWEYIKRLASQLQAVVFPDMEGKGAQVWLGIPQSKQSITIDHLPSVLRMDVDAYRFITENDSADVSEADYTFCTFESTEAYDLGTLVQSKGKTYFITAREINLDGGILKFHYTAQSAKSIRQRLVRNLDLIGAAFTGKIIDVTQNTVKIHLDIDKKQDKGKAHWFAYSADANSVMYLMPQIGARAQLHFPSAVEEDAIVISSVRVDPVSSEGKQKATKKMADSTVKSLATNAGKDMTLGVGNINFSAVDGVLEIKMDDGEGVTFLSDSTIMMAADETLEISGMNELSVEAEEWIALSAQESSHIILADDTQLMSTLIEQEGIEKKSQPPKLNEEAIAAMSKVDVIFPQKAEQKKEKKSLFSKFVDGVSLALDVAGFIPVIGSFADVANAGISLARGDYMGAAMNIVGAVPGVGDAAKTAYKANKVAKGAEAVGKAAKGADKAADAAKVATGMKAAYTKVSGTLDVVSALANKGAKGVKTAADKVVLSMDEVLAVSKAVDGMKAMAKTELTKLNHQVLKKYNGTKGLSEKFCKYGFEPVDLITGRMVYEASDFDLPGPIPLSWERAWYSDSARIGLLGHGTHFTYDLALEIFEEEDVIQIVVTDGRAVGFPILPTNLPYFNKRERMTLMNTGEAYQLFEHDTRLIYVFEPTTETKYRLKEVKSEQDHRIQFAYNVKGFLSQVTDSVGRILEVTTNEIGRMTEVTLCHQMSREVLVRYAYNDVQDLVEIQDALNQSTNIHYHNHLMMQKIDRNQNSFYWRYDGPTTGARVVKTWGDGNVLAGELAYYVGYNEITDSLGHTSFYYYNEENLCTKIVHPDGSEESTDYNDDFELLQAVDEDGRVTTFSYDEWANPVTVTLADGSTVSSKYDEKDRLIQTVDAEGGSRQWIYNEDGTLQTSVSEDEMKTEFSYNENYLIETVTNAQGHVVNLSYDGDLNLRQVTLPDGTSSTWAYDRRGNCTTTTNPLGATEKYSYDTLNRLVRANLADGNDVRLQYDAYDDVVLAKDNHTEVSFAYTILGSLTSRKQGGKKVEFTYDTEEQLTAVINEKGEAYQFERDTRGNISQEIGFDGLTKTYERSQAGLVQKIKRPGERWTAYEHDPLGNVIRADYYDDTWETFGYDKNGSLLETGNEHVMVKLERDSSGQVIKEWQNDHWIASSYDELGSRLQVTSSLGANIDVVRNEMGNVSQITASRSDQQKWTAAMQYNELGQEIERILPGNVISQWQYDITGRPTNHRISSQNRHTRRRVYQWDVNHRLKGMVNELTAGRTTYGYDEFSNLVWSNQGNQFDFLHRSVDDVGNLYETKDKKDRVYGAGSRLLETTDAKFSYDEEGNLIQKVEKNGDTWTYEYYGNGMMSKVIKPDRTEVTFKYDSIGRRIEKSSDEKTTQFVWDGNTILHEYFSENGSVELENLAESQNNSEIPANLVTWVFNDGFVPSAKITSQGNYSIISDYLGTPVEAYDEQGNKVWSAGLDIYGQVKEFTGEKDFIPFRYQGQYDDIEIGLYYNRFRYYDSEQGNYTQIDPIGLAGGNPTLYGYVHDTNSFIDVFGLDTAKGDAAENAFEALLKKRGYNIYMTIKNNSNHGTDIIAQNPLTKKVFVFEVKANTARLSKKQKGSNYIRDIFVEIQRKGTLRRQKIDPRVIATVDTIVDDINKYGMSSYEVKSNVTKGSNGYTAKIKKIKTWCQNRP; this is translated from the coding sequence TTGGAATCGCCAGGAAAAAAAAGCAAACACATCGTCAGTACGTATGAGGATATTGAAGTTGTATGGCCTTACCCACTTATTCATTTAGATAAAATAACGATCAAACACCAGGGCAATGAACACGCGAGATTGTATTTTACGGGCATGATTGCTGAAGAGCAAGCGCAAACGTATATTCAGCAGGCCAGTCATACAGATGAAGTTGTTGTGAAATTCGGAAGAAAAAAAGACGTATTATTCTCGGGAAGAATTGAAAATGCGGAGTTGCAAGTGGCGCAAGGTATCCATTATGTCTCCGTTGAGGCTGTGTCATTTACGGCTAATATGGATATTATGAAGCGCTCACGATCTTTTCAAGATACGAATATGACCTATGCGCAGTTACTAAACACCATCGTCAGCGCCTATCCACAGGGGGATTACATCGACCTTGCCTCTAATGGGCAAGCCATTGAGCATATTTCGATTCAATATATGGAAACAGATTGGGAATATATTAAAAGACTAGCTTCCCAGTTGCAAGCAGTTGTTTTTCCTGATATGGAAGGAAAAGGTGCTCAAGTTTGGTTGGGTATACCTCAAAGTAAGCAAAGCATAACCATCGATCACCTACCTTCCGTTTTACGGATGGATGTAGATGCTTATCGGTTCATTACTGAAAATGATAGCGCGGATGTGAGCGAAGCCGATTATACTTTTTGTACGTTTGAAAGCACGGAAGCCTATGATTTGGGCACATTGGTGCAATCTAAAGGAAAAACCTATTTCATAACGGCTCGGGAAATTAATCTCGATGGTGGTATATTGAAGTTTCACTATACCGCTCAATCAGCGAAAAGTATTCGGCAACGATTGGTCCGTAATCTAGATCTCATTGGTGCAGCATTTACGGGGAAAATCATAGATGTCACGCAAAACACCGTTAAAATTCATTTGGATATCGATAAAAAGCAAGACAAGGGAAAAGCGCATTGGTTTGCCTATTCAGCAGATGCCAATAGCGTAATGTATTTAATGCCGCAAATCGGGGCGCGGGCTCAATTGCATTTCCCGAGCGCAGTGGAAGAAGACGCCATTGTCATTAGCTCGGTGCGTGTCGATCCCGTATCATCAGAGGGGAAACAAAAGGCAACGAAGAAAATGGCGGATTCTACGGTGAAGTCATTAGCAACGAATGCTGGGAAAGACATGACATTAGGCGTTGGCAATATTAACTTTAGCGCAGTAGATGGCGTTTTAGAAATCAAGATGGATGATGGAGAAGGCGTGACATTTCTAAGCGATAGCACCATCATGATGGCGGCAGATGAAACACTCGAAATAAGCGGGATGAATGAGCTTTCGGTAGAGGCGGAAGAATGGATCGCCCTCTCTGCACAGGAAAGCAGCCATATCATCCTGGCGGACGATACCCAGTTAATGAGTACGCTCATTGAGCAAGAGGGGATAGAGAAAAAAAGCCAACCACCGAAGTTAAATGAGGAAGCTATCGCGGCAATGAGCAAAGTCGACGTCATCTTCCCACAAAAAGCCGAACAGAAAAAAGAAAAGAAAAGCTTGTTTAGTAAATTTGTAGATGGCGTTAGTTTAGCACTCGATGTCGCTGGTTTTATTCCTGTTATCGGTTCCTTTGCGGACGTAGCAAACGCAGGTATTAGCTTAGCACGTGGCGATTACATGGGAGCCGCCATGAACATCGTCGGGGCAGTCCCAGGTGTTGGGGATGCTGCCAAAACAGCCTATAAAGCCAATAAAGTAGCCAAAGGGGCAGAAGCAGTAGGTAAAGCCGCAAAAGGCGCGGACAAAGCAGCGGATGCAGCCAAAGTTGCTACTGGGATGAAAGCTGCTTATACGAAAGTATCCGGGACGTTAGATGTCGTATCGGCGCTTGCCAATAAAGGCGCTAAGGGTGTAAAAACCGCAGCGGATAAGGTTGTCTTATCGATGGATGAAGTACTAGCTGTTTCAAAGGCTGTTGACGGGATGAAAGCGATGGCCAAAACAGAACTGACGAAACTGAATCATCAAGTATTAAAGAAATATAACGGTACAAAAGGGTTAAGTGAGAAGTTTTGTAAATATGGTTTTGAACCGGTCGATTTAATCACAGGACGTATGGTGTATGAAGCGAGCGACTTTGATTTACCGGGACCGATTCCCCTTTCATGGGAACGTGCTTGGTATAGTGATAGTGCGCGGATTGGGTTGTTAGGTCATGGAACACATTTTACATACGATCTAGCTTTGGAGATTTTTGAAGAGGAAGATGTCATTCAGATTGTCGTGACAGATGGACGCGCGGTAGGCTTTCCAATTTTACCGACGAATTTGCCGTATTTTAATAAGCGAGAACGAATGACGTTAATGAATACAGGTGAGGCATACCAGTTATTTGAACATGATACACGACTCATTTATGTATTTGAACCAACAACGGAAACGAAATACCGCTTAAAAGAAGTGAAAAGTGAACAAGATCATCGCATTCAATTTGCGTATAATGTGAAAGGATTTTTATCCCAAGTAACAGATAGTGTCGGTAGGATACTTGAAGTGACGACCAATGAGATAGGCAGAATGACAGAGGTTACCCTATGTCACCAGATGAGCCGCGAAGTATTGGTGCGCTATGCCTACAATGATGTTCAAGATTTAGTGGAGATTCAAGATGCATTAAATCAAAGTACAAATATTCACTATCACAATCATTTAATGATGCAAAAAATAGACCGTAACCAAAACTCCTTCTACTGGCGCTACGACGGTCCAACAACAGGGGCACGCGTTGTGAAAACATGGGGAGATGGCAATGTCCTTGCGGGGGAGCTTGCATATTACGTTGGCTATAATGAAATTACCGATAGCTTAGGTCATACGAGTTTCTACTATTATAATGAAGAAAATCTATGCACGAAAATTGTGCATCCAGATGGTAGTGAGGAAAGTACGGACTATAACGACGACTTTGAACTCCTCCAAGCGGTCGATGAAGATGGACGAGTGACGACATTTAGCTATGACGAGTGGGCAAATCCCGTGACGGTGACACTTGCAGATGGCAGTACAGTCTCTTCAAAGTATGATGAAAAAGATCGACTCATTCAAACTGTGGATGCAGAGGGTGGAAGTCGCCAGTGGATCTATAATGAGGATGGGACATTACAGACGAGTGTCTCAGAAGATGAAATGAAAACTGAATTTTCCTATAATGAGAATTATTTAATCGAAACGGTCACGAATGCGCAGGGGCATGTGGTAAACTTATCCTACGATGGTGATTTGAACTTACGCCAAGTGACATTGCCAGACGGGACAAGTTCGACATGGGCGTATGATCGTCGGGGGAATTGTACAACAACGACCAATCCATTAGGGGCAACAGAAAAGTATAGTTATGATACTTTAAACAGGTTAGTAAGGGCAAACCTTGCAGATGGTAACGACGTACGTTTGCAGTATGATGCTTATGACGATGTGGTCCTTGCGAAAGACAATCATACAGAAGTGTCCTTTGCCTACACGATTCTTGGCAGCTTGACCTCCCGTAAACAAGGCGGGAAGAAAGTTGAGTTCACCTATGATACCGAAGAACAATTAACCGCTGTCATCAATGAAAAAGGTGAAGCGTACCAGTTTGAACGGGATACGAGAGGAAACATCAGCCAAGAAATCGGCTTTGATGGGCTGACGAAAACATATGAACGAAGCCAAGCAGGATTGGTGCAGAAAATTAAACGTCCGGGTGAACGTTGGACAGCGTATGAGCATGACCCCCTAGGGAATGTCATTCGGGCTGATTATTATGATGACACGTGGGAAACATTTGGTTATGACAAGAATGGTTCACTACTAGAAACGGGCAATGAGCATGTGATGGTCAAGCTAGAACGAGACTCCTCTGGACAAGTCATTAAAGAGTGGCAAAATGATCATTGGATTGCGAGTAGTTATGATGAATTAGGCAGTCGTCTACAGGTTACAAGTAGTCTTGGCGCAAATATCGATGTTGTTCGTAATGAAATGGGAAATGTCTCGCAAATCACCGCTTCTCGCTCAGACCAGCAAAAATGGACTGCCGCAATGCAGTACAACGAACTTGGCCAAGAAATTGAAAGAATCTTACCCGGAAACGTCATCAGTCAATGGCAGTACGACATAACTGGTAGACCAACCAACCATCGAATTAGCAGCCAAAACCGACATACACGAAGACGGGTCTATCAATGGGACGTCAATCATCGCTTAAAAGGCATGGTCAACGAGTTAACCGCTGGACGGACAACTTATGGTTATGACGAATTTAGCAACCTCGTTTGGTCCAATCAAGGCAATCAATTCGACTTCTTACACCGAAGCGTCGATGATGTCGGGAACTTGTATGAGACGAAAGACAAGAAAGACCGCGTCTATGGCGCTGGCAGCAGACTACTCGAAACGACAGATGCCAAATTTTCGTACGATGAAGAAGGAAATCTCATTCAGAAGGTCGAAAAGAATGGGGATACGTGGACCTACGAGTATTATGGCAATGGGATGATGTCGAAGGTCATCAAACCAGATCGGACGGAAGTTACTTTCAAATATGATTCGATAGGTAGACGAATAGAAAAAAGTTCTGATGAAAAAACAACACAATTCGTGTGGGACGGGAATACGATTCTACATGAGTATTTTTCAGAAAATGGTTCAGTTGAATTGGAAAATCTAGCTGAGTCACAGAATAACTCCGAAATCCCAGCCAATTTAGTAACATGGGTATTTAATGATGGGTTTGTCCCTTCAGCTAAAATTACAAGTCAAGGTAACTACAGTATTATTAGTGACTATCTTGGCACGCCTGTTGAAGCTTATGATGAACAAGGGAATAAGGTATGGTCAGCTGGGCTTGATATTTATGGACAAGTGAAAGAATTTACAGGTGAGAAGGACTTCATTCCGTTTAGGTATCAAGGGCAGTATGATGATATTGAAATTGGACTGTATTATAATCGATTCCGTTATTACGACTCAGAGCAGGGGAACTATACGCAGATTGACCCGATTGGACTTGCGGGTGGGAATCCTACTCTATATGGGTACGTACATGATACGAATAGCTTTATTGATGTGTTCGGGTTAGATACAGCAAAAGGTGATGCAGCAGAGAATGCGTTTGAGGCACTTTTGAAAAAACGAGGGTATAATATCTACATGACTATAAAAAATAATTCAAATCATGGAACAGATATTATAGCGCAAAATCCACTAACGAAAAAAGTATTCGTGTTTGAAGTAAAAGCAAATACTGCAAGATTATCAAAAAAGCAAAAAGGATCTAATTATATTAGAGATATCTTTGTTGAAATTCAAAGAAAAGGTACTTTAAGAAGGCAAAAAATTGATCCGAGAGTTATTGCAACAGTGGACACGATTGTAGATGATATTAATAAATATGGTATGTCCAGTTATGAGGTTAAATCTAATGTTACTAAAGGTAGTAATGGTTATACAGCTAAAATAAAAAAAATAAAGACATGGTGCCAAAATAGACCTTAA
- a CDS encoding DNA and RNA helicase, which yields MFSNRYPLFHKGRILKLEMLENLRDFPRDFLDLYFQDYSDGIIEGVEVAIEEDKLIITKGIVKHQNRLYLLLHNSVIPYSATGKETILKIRFQEEMMELDFTRFTANIVLDELNEVASNELELGRFKLKPGARLRSKHEDFLDFATEYNTFNYIHCHYAGFQKSTYHPIILQYYARELLSNRPTNPYDISFAFSCINEDRVQRETILYYVSNRLGLEFKEYTNVQIHKYLSRILLESSGKKHSSELTYGRSKRMIVD from the coding sequence TTGTTTTCCAATCGGTATCCACTTTTTCATAAAGGGAGAATTTTAAAGCTAGAAATGTTGGAAAACTTACGTGATTTTCCAAGGGATTTTCTCGATTTGTATTTTCAAGACTATTCAGATGGGATTATTGAAGGGGTAGAAGTCGCCATTGAAGAGGACAAACTTATTATTACAAAAGGAATTGTCAAGCACCAAAATCGGCTTTATCTTCTCCTTCATAATAGTGTAATTCCTTATTCTGCTACGGGAAAAGAAACAATACTAAAAATAAGATTTCAAGAAGAAATGATGGAGCTTGATTTTACTCGATTTACAGCAAATATTGTACTGGATGAGTTGAATGAAGTAGCTAGTAATGAATTAGAACTAGGTCGCTTCAAACTAAAACCCGGTGCAAGGCTGCGCTCAAAGCACGAAGACTTCCTAGACTTTGCGACAGAATATAATACTTTCAATTATATTCATTGCCACTATGCAGGTTTTCAAAAAAGTACATATCATCCAATCATTTTGCAATATTATGCAAGAGAGCTTTTAAGTAATCGACCTACGAACCCTTATGATATAAGCTTTGCCTTTTCTTGTATAAATGAAGACCGAGTCCAGCGTGAGACGATTTTATATTATGTGAGCAACCGATTAGGTTTGGAGTTCAAAGAATATACGAATGTGCAAATCCATAAGTATTTAAGCCGAATTTTATTGGAGTCAAGTGGAAAAAAACATTCTTCAGAGCTAACTTACGGACGTTCTAAACGGATGATTGTGGATTAA
- a CDS encoding DUF6630 family protein translates to MNTMLLLVQKLSSDVDEKVLSEVSLAIEKPEAYFEKFKERLDERGIDSPIEHLAWISLVDALLDQNLAFEIDWKESGIYICDVVDELLDRKKMACISWGDFEDGKFDELSTSQYLNAVSKRLKENGVSLASLDIESDCYVLITVPSSDIDEIKKLAKAVGYRIQDFF, encoded by the coding sequence ATGAATACCATGTTGTTACTTGTGCAAAAGCTTTCAAGTGATGTGGATGAAAAAGTTTTATCAGAGGTTTCATTAGCGATAGAAAAGCCAGAAGCCTATTTTGAAAAGTTCAAAGAGCGACTTGATGAAAGAGGGATAGATAGCCCGATTGAACATTTGGCATGGATTTCTTTAGTTGATGCTCTTCTTGATCAAAATTTGGCATTTGAAATCGATTGGAAAGAATCAGGGATATACATTTGCGATGTTGTGGATGAATTGTTAGATAGAAAAAAAATGGCGTGCATAAGCTGGGGGGATTTTGAAGATGGAAAGTTTGATGAGCTGTCAACATCTCAGTATTTAAATGCAGTTTCCAAAAGGCTGAAGGAGAATGGGGTTTCATTAGCATCTTTGGATATTGAAAGTGATTGTTATGTACTGATTACTGTTCCATCGTCTGATATTGATGAAATTAAGAAATTAGCAAAAGCCGTTGGATATAGAATTCAAGATTTTTTTTAG
- a CDS encoding phage baseplate assembly protein V, whose translation MGGKTEKETALTYKDMIVMPYNIRVSQIEITEQMNAHATLHLTGLIPEELEDSYVYMTDAETPIEVLQIASDGKTTPIFNGLALEVQVKSVMGNYYLEVQAVSHTYVLDVKKKNQTYQDASMSYGALIEACIADQSAADFMDYVTKGAKLGSFTMQYLETDWEFLKRMASRFHIGLLPDTVHPSAKFYFGVPFQAGSIPEMKAINYRVKKSIGNFLISSKNHLDSLTDSDYMYYEVESIQPFKIGNEVTFQSQKLYVYKIFSTLKDGLFKHIYTLTPQNGFSVHTTYNQAIIGASLQGKVIDVAGDKVRIHVDFDEGQEKETAYWFPYSTIYASEDNTGWYFMPELSDSVRIYFPSNRENEGIALSSVSKAPPQSGAMLAATNPPASQGGGSSSAAPPEDNRQDPARMADPDVKTLRTKHGKQILLAPDRIVISGGGLMISLMDDNGISIISDQNITLQATEKVVINAKQIMINANEKIEMTCKDSSIKMEDKMEIKGTEVRAN comes from the coding sequence ATGGGTGGGAAAACAGAGAAGGAAACAGCCTTAACGTACAAAGATATGATTGTGATGCCCTATAATATTCGCGTCAGTCAAATCGAAATTACCGAACAAATGAATGCGCATGCTACATTGCATTTAACTGGTTTGATTCCAGAGGAACTTGAAGATTCCTATGTCTATATGACAGATGCAGAAACGCCTATAGAAGTATTGCAAATCGCTAGTGATGGCAAAACGACGCCGATTTTTAATGGTCTGGCGCTAGAAGTACAAGTAAAATCCGTTATGGGCAATTATTATTTAGAAGTTCAAGCGGTTTCACATACGTACGTGTTAGATGTTAAGAAGAAAAACCAAACCTACCAAGACGCGAGTATGTCATATGGTGCATTAATAGAAGCATGTATTGCCGATCAATCAGCTGCTGATTTCATGGACTATGTGACAAAAGGGGCTAAACTGGGGAGCTTCACGATGCAATATTTAGAAACAGATTGGGAGTTTTTAAAACGGATGGCATCACGATTTCATATAGGCTTACTGCCAGATACGGTTCACCCGTCCGCAAAATTTTACTTCGGTGTACCGTTTCAAGCGGGTAGCATACCGGAAATGAAGGCGATCAATTATCGTGTTAAAAAGTCGATTGGCAACTTCCTTATCTCTAGTAAAAATCATCTCGACAGTCTGACAGATAGTGACTATATGTACTATGAAGTCGAATCGATTCAACCATTCAAAATAGGCAATGAAGTGACTTTCCAATCTCAAAAATTGTATGTCTATAAAATCTTCTCAACACTAAAAGATGGTTTGTTTAAGCATATTTATACGTTAACACCTCAGAATGGTTTTAGTGTCCACACGACTTATAACCAAGCTATTATTGGTGCCTCTCTTCAAGGAAAAGTCATTGATGTTGCAGGAGACAAGGTGCGCATTCATGTCGATTTCGATGAGGGACAAGAAAAAGAGACGGCCTATTGGTTTCCGTACTCAACGATTTATGCATCAGAAGACAATACAGGATGGTATTTTATGCCTGAGCTATCGGATAGTGTTCGAATCTACTTCCCAAGCAATCGTGAAAATGAAGGGATTGCGTTGAGTTCTGTCTCAAAAGCGCCCCCACAATCGGGTGCGATGTTAGCCGCAACGAATCCACCAGCTAGCCAAGGCGGTGGTTCTTCAAGTGCGGCACCACCAGAAGATAATCGTCAAGATCCTGCACGGATGGCGGATCCAGATGTTAAAACACTTAGAACGAAGCATGGGAAACAAATTTTACTAGCACCCGATCGGATTGTCATATCTGGTGGAGGATTAATGATTTCGCTGATGGATGATAACGGGATCTCAATCATCAGTGATCAAAATATTACTTTACAAGCAACAGAGAAAGTCGTCATTAATGCTAAACAAATTATGATTAATGCGAACGAGAAAATTGAAATGACTTGTAAAGACAGTTCCATCAAGATGGAAGATAAAATGGAGATTAAAGGAACAGAAGTACGAGCTAATTAG
- a CDS encoding DUF4280 domain-containing protein, which translates to MAQVVENLETEGAEQEQFSYVVHGAIISCEYGSHLNYLNLPQDHGVYIKDKAVMNVGDRNPDNIPTFGVCLQLKKPCTPVCSIDWLEGMENVNIEGKQALVNRCHTQCSAGGGKIDIVHDGQEELDIPIQGF; encoded by the coding sequence ATGGCTCAAGTTGTGGAAAACTTAGAAACAGAAGGTGCCGAACAGGAGCAGTTTAGTTATGTGGTCCATGGAGCAATCATTAGCTGCGAGTATGGAAGCCATCTAAATTATTTAAACTTGCCGCAAGATCATGGAGTGTACATTAAAGATAAGGCCGTAATGAATGTAGGGGATCGAAATCCTGACAATATCCCAACCTTTGGCGTCTGTTTACAATTGAAAAAACCATGTACGCCAGTATGTTCCATTGATTGGCTGGAAGGGATGGAAAACGTCAATATCGAAGGGAAACAAGCGTTAGTAAACCGTTGTCATACACAATGCTCAGCGGGCGGAGGAAAAATCGATATTGTGCACGACGGGCAAGAGGAGCTGGACATCCCGATACAAGGTTTCTAA